A single genomic interval of Macaca nemestrina isolate mMacNem1 chromosome 14, mMacNem.hap1, whole genome shotgun sequence harbors:
- the LOC105487155 gene encoding gelsolin isoform X2: protein MAEEEALGGSSDLWPNSMVVEHPEFLKAGKEPGLQIWRVEKFDLVPVPTNLYGDFFTGDAYVILKTVQLRNGNLQYDLHYWLGNECSQDESGAAAIFTVQLDDYLNGRAVQHREVQGFESATFLGYFKSGLKYKKGGVASGFKHVVPNEVVVQRLFQVKGRRVVRATEVPVSWESFNNGDCFILDLGNDIHQWCGSNSNRFERLKATQVSKGIRDNERSGRARVHVSEEGAEPEAMLQVLGPKPALPAGTEDTAKEDAANRKLAKLYKVSNGAGTMSVSLVADENPFAQGALKSEDCFILDHGKDGKIFVWKGKQANTEERKAALKTASDFITKMDYPKQTQVSVLPEGGETPLFKQFFKNWRDPDQTDGLGLSYLSSHIANVERVPFDAATLHTSTAMAAQHGMDDDGTGQKQIWRIEGSSKVPVDPATYGQFYGGDSYIILYNYRHGGRQGQIIYNWQGAQSTQDEVAASAILTAQLDEELGGTPVQSRVVQGKEPAHLMSLFGGKPMIIYKGGTSREGGQTAPASTRLFQVRANSAGATRAVEVLPKAGALNSNDAFVLKTPSAAYLWVGTGASEAEKTGAQELLRVLRAQPVQVAEGSEPDGFWEALGGKAAYRTSPRLKDKKMDAHPPRLFACSNKIGRFVIEEVPGELMQEDLATDDVMLLDTWDQVFVWVGKDSQEEEKTEALTSAKRYIETDPANRDRRTPITVVKQGFEPPSFVGWFLGWDDDYWSVDPLDRAMAELAA from the exons ATGGCCGAGGAAGAAGCCCTCGGGGGCAGTTCTGACCTGTGG CCCAACAGCATGGTGGTGGAACACCCCGAGTTCCTCAAGGCAGGGAAGGAGCCTGGCCTGCAGATCTGGCGTGTGGAGAAGTTTGATCTGGTGCCCGTGCCCACCAACCTTTATGGAGACTTCTTCACGGGCGATGCTTACGTCATCCTGAAGACAGTGCAGCTGAGGAACGGGAATCTGCAGTACGACCTCCACTACTGGCTGG GCAATGAGTGCAGCCAGGATGAGAGCGGGGCGGCCGCCATCTTTACCGTGCAGCTGGATGACTACCTGAACGGCCGGGCTGTGCAGCACCGTGAGGTCCAGGGCTTCGAGTCGGCCACCTTCCTAGGCTACTTCAAGTCTGGCCTGAAATACAAG AAAGGAGGTGTGGCATCGGGATTCAAGCACGTGGTACCCAACGAGGTGGTGGTGCAGAGACTCTTCCAGGTCAAAGGTAGGCGTGTGGTCCGTGCCACCGAGGTGCCTGTGTCCTGGGAGAGCTTCAACAATGGCGACTGCTTCATCCTGGACCTGGGCAAC GACATCCACCAGTGGTGCGGTTCCAACAGCAACCGGTTTGAAAGACTGAAGGCCACGCAGGTGTCCAAGGGCATCCGGGACAACGAGCGGAGTGGCCGGGCCCGAGTGCACGTGTCTGAGGAGGGCGCTGAGCCCGAGGCAATGCTTCAG GTGCTGGGCCCCAAGCCGGCTCTGCCTGCAGGTACCGAGGACACCGCCAAGGAGGATGCGGCCAACCGCAAGCTGGCCAAGCTCTACAAG GTCTCCAATGGTGCAGGCACCATGTCTGTTTCCCTTGTGGCTGATGAGAACCCCTTTGCCCAGGGGGCCCTGAAGTCAGAGGACTGCTTCATCCTGGACCATGGCAAGGACGGGAAAATCTTTGTCTGGAAAG GCAAGCAGGCTAACACGGAGGAGAGGAAGGCTGCCCTCAAAACAGCCTCTGACTTCATCACCAAGATGGACTACCCCAAGCAGACCCAG GTCTCGGTCCTTCCCGAGGGCGGTGAGACCCCactgttcaagcagttcttcaaGAACTGGCGGGACCCAGACCAGACAGATGGCCTGGGCTTGTCCTACCTTTCCAGCCATATCGCCAACGTGGAGCGGGTGCCCTTCGACGCCGCCACCCTGCACACCTCCACTGCCATGGCCGCCCAACACGGCATGGATGATGATGGCACAGGCCAGAAACAG ATCTGGAGAATTGAAGGCTCCAGCAAAGTACCCGTGGACCCTGCCACATATGGACAGTTCTATGGAGGAGACAGCTACATCATTCTGTACAACTACCGCCATGGAGGCCGCCAGGGGCAGATAATCTACAACTG GCAGGGTGCCCAGTCTACCCAGGATGAGGTCGCTGCATCTGCCATCCTGACTGCTCAGCTGGATGAGGAGCTGGGAGGTACCCCTGTTCAG AGCCGTGTGGTCCAAGGCAAGGAGCCCGCACACCTCATGAGCCTGTTTGGTGGGAAGCCCATGATCATCTACAAGGGCGGCACCTCCCGCGAGGGCGGGCAGACAGCCCCTGCCAGCACCCGCCTCTTCCAGGTCCGCGCCAACAGCGCTGGAGCCACCCGGGCTGTTGAG GTATTGCCTAAGGCTGGTGCACTGAACTCCAACGATGCCTTTGTCCTGAAAACCCCCTCAGCTGCCTACCTGTGGGTGGGTACAGGAGCCAGTGAGGCAGAGAAGACGGGGGCCCAGGAGCTGCTCAGGGTGCTACGGGCCCAACCTGTGCAGGTGGCAGAAGGCAGCGAGCCAG ATGGCTTCTGGGAGGCCCTGGGCGGGAAGGCTGCCTACCGCACATCCCCACGGCTGAAGGACAAGAAGATGGATGCCCATCCTCCTCGCCTCTTTGCCTGCTCCAACAAGATTGGACGTTTTGTG ATCGAAGAGGTTCCTGGTGAGCTCATGCAGGAAGACCTGGCTACGGATGATGTCATGCTTCTGGACACCTGGGACCAG GTCTTTGTCTGGGTTGGAAAGGATtctcaagaagaagaaaagacagaagccTTGACTTCTG CTAAGCGGTACATCGAGACGGACCCAGCCAATCGGGATCGGCG
- the LOC105487155 gene encoding gelsolin isoform X1, whose protein sequence is MAPHRPAPALPCALFLALCALSLPVRARAATASQGASQARAPQGRVPEARPNSMVVEHPEFLKAGKEPGLQIWRVEKFDLVPVPTNLYGDFFTGDAYVILKTVQLRNGNLQYDLHYWLGNECSQDESGAAAIFTVQLDDYLNGRAVQHREVQGFESATFLGYFKSGLKYKKGGVASGFKHVVPNEVVVQRLFQVKGRRVVRATEVPVSWESFNNGDCFILDLGNDIHQWCGSNSNRFERLKATQVSKGIRDNERSGRARVHVSEEGAEPEAMLQVLGPKPALPAGTEDTAKEDAANRKLAKLYKVSNGAGTMSVSLVADENPFAQGALKSEDCFILDHGKDGKIFVWKGKQANTEERKAALKTASDFITKMDYPKQTQVSVLPEGGETPLFKQFFKNWRDPDQTDGLGLSYLSSHIANVERVPFDAATLHTSTAMAAQHGMDDDGTGQKQIWRIEGSSKVPVDPATYGQFYGGDSYIILYNYRHGGRQGQIIYNWQGAQSTQDEVAASAILTAQLDEELGGTPVQSRVVQGKEPAHLMSLFGGKPMIIYKGGTSREGGQTAPASTRLFQVRANSAGATRAVEVLPKAGALNSNDAFVLKTPSAAYLWVGTGASEAEKTGAQELLRVLRAQPVQVAEGSEPDGFWEALGGKAAYRTSPRLKDKKMDAHPPRLFACSNKIGRFVIEEVPGELMQEDLATDDVMLLDTWDQVFVWVGKDSQEEEKTEALTSAKRYIETDPANRDRRTPITVVKQGFEPPSFVGWFLGWDDDYWSVDPLDRAMAELAA, encoded by the exons ATGGCTCCGCATCGCCCCGCGCCCGCGCTGCCCTGCGCACTGTTCCTGGCGCTGTGCGCGCTGTCGCTGCCCGTCCGCGCGCGCGCGGCCACTGCGTCGCAGGGGGCGTCCCAGGCGAGGGCACCCCAGGGGCGGGTGCCCGAGGCGCGG CCCAACAGCATGGTGGTGGAACACCCCGAGTTCCTCAAGGCAGGGAAGGAGCCTGGCCTGCAGATCTGGCGTGTGGAGAAGTTTGATCTGGTGCCCGTGCCCACCAACCTTTATGGAGACTTCTTCACGGGCGATGCTTACGTCATCCTGAAGACAGTGCAGCTGAGGAACGGGAATCTGCAGTACGACCTCCACTACTGGCTGG GCAATGAGTGCAGCCAGGATGAGAGCGGGGCGGCCGCCATCTTTACCGTGCAGCTGGATGACTACCTGAACGGCCGGGCTGTGCAGCACCGTGAGGTCCAGGGCTTCGAGTCGGCCACCTTCCTAGGCTACTTCAAGTCTGGCCTGAAATACAAG AAAGGAGGTGTGGCATCGGGATTCAAGCACGTGGTACCCAACGAGGTGGTGGTGCAGAGACTCTTCCAGGTCAAAGGTAGGCGTGTGGTCCGTGCCACCGAGGTGCCTGTGTCCTGGGAGAGCTTCAACAATGGCGACTGCTTCATCCTGGACCTGGGCAAC GACATCCACCAGTGGTGCGGTTCCAACAGCAACCGGTTTGAAAGACTGAAGGCCACGCAGGTGTCCAAGGGCATCCGGGACAACGAGCGGAGTGGCCGGGCCCGAGTGCACGTGTCTGAGGAGGGCGCTGAGCCCGAGGCAATGCTTCAG GTGCTGGGCCCCAAGCCGGCTCTGCCTGCAGGTACCGAGGACACCGCCAAGGAGGATGCGGCCAACCGCAAGCTGGCCAAGCTCTACAAG GTCTCCAATGGTGCAGGCACCATGTCTGTTTCCCTTGTGGCTGATGAGAACCCCTTTGCCCAGGGGGCCCTGAAGTCAGAGGACTGCTTCATCCTGGACCATGGCAAGGACGGGAAAATCTTTGTCTGGAAAG GCAAGCAGGCTAACACGGAGGAGAGGAAGGCTGCCCTCAAAACAGCCTCTGACTTCATCACCAAGATGGACTACCCCAAGCAGACCCAG GTCTCGGTCCTTCCCGAGGGCGGTGAGACCCCactgttcaagcagttcttcaaGAACTGGCGGGACCCAGACCAGACAGATGGCCTGGGCTTGTCCTACCTTTCCAGCCATATCGCCAACGTGGAGCGGGTGCCCTTCGACGCCGCCACCCTGCACACCTCCACTGCCATGGCCGCCCAACACGGCATGGATGATGATGGCACAGGCCAGAAACAG ATCTGGAGAATTGAAGGCTCCAGCAAAGTACCCGTGGACCCTGCCACATATGGACAGTTCTATGGAGGAGACAGCTACATCATTCTGTACAACTACCGCCATGGAGGCCGCCAGGGGCAGATAATCTACAACTG GCAGGGTGCCCAGTCTACCCAGGATGAGGTCGCTGCATCTGCCATCCTGACTGCTCAGCTGGATGAGGAGCTGGGAGGTACCCCTGTTCAG AGCCGTGTGGTCCAAGGCAAGGAGCCCGCACACCTCATGAGCCTGTTTGGTGGGAAGCCCATGATCATCTACAAGGGCGGCACCTCCCGCGAGGGCGGGCAGACAGCCCCTGCCAGCACCCGCCTCTTCCAGGTCCGCGCCAACAGCGCTGGAGCCACCCGGGCTGTTGAG GTATTGCCTAAGGCTGGTGCACTGAACTCCAACGATGCCTTTGTCCTGAAAACCCCCTCAGCTGCCTACCTGTGGGTGGGTACAGGAGCCAGTGAGGCAGAGAAGACGGGGGCCCAGGAGCTGCTCAGGGTGCTACGGGCCCAACCTGTGCAGGTGGCAGAAGGCAGCGAGCCAG ATGGCTTCTGGGAGGCCCTGGGCGGGAAGGCTGCCTACCGCACATCCCCACGGCTGAAGGACAAGAAGATGGATGCCCATCCTCCTCGCCTCTTTGCCTGCTCCAACAAGATTGGACGTTTTGTG ATCGAAGAGGTTCCTGGTGAGCTCATGCAGGAAGACCTGGCTACGGATGATGTCATGCTTCTGGACACCTGGGACCAG GTCTTTGTCTGGGTTGGAAAGGATtctcaagaagaagaaaagacagaagccTTGACTTCTG CTAAGCGGTACATCGAGACGGACCCAGCCAATCGGGATCGGCG
- the LOC105487155 gene encoding gelsolin isoform X3 produces MEKLFCCFPNSMVVEHPEFLKAGKEPGLQIWRVEKFDLVPVPTNLYGDFFTGDAYVILKTVQLRNGNLQYDLHYWLGNECSQDESGAAAIFTVQLDDYLNGRAVQHREVQGFESATFLGYFKSGLKYKKGGVASGFKHVVPNEVVVQRLFQVKGRRVVRATEVPVSWESFNNGDCFILDLGNDIHQWCGSNSNRFERLKATQVSKGIRDNERSGRARVHVSEEGAEPEAMLQVLGPKPALPAGTEDTAKEDAANRKLAKLYKVSNGAGTMSVSLVADENPFAQGALKSEDCFILDHGKDGKIFVWKGKQANTEERKAALKTASDFITKMDYPKQTQVSVLPEGGETPLFKQFFKNWRDPDQTDGLGLSYLSSHIANVERVPFDAATLHTSTAMAAQHGMDDDGTGQKQIWRIEGSSKVPVDPATYGQFYGGDSYIILYNYRHGGRQGQIIYNWQGAQSTQDEVAASAILTAQLDEELGGTPVQSRVVQGKEPAHLMSLFGGKPMIIYKGGTSREGGQTAPASTRLFQVRANSAGATRAVEVLPKAGALNSNDAFVLKTPSAAYLWVGTGASEAEKTGAQELLRVLRAQPVQVAEGSEPDGFWEALGGKAAYRTSPRLKDKKMDAHPPRLFACSNKIGRFVIEEVPGELMQEDLATDDVMLLDTWDQVFVWVGKDSQEEEKTEALTSAKRYIETDPANRDRRTPITVVKQGFEPPSFVGWFLGWDDDYWSVDPLDRAMAELAA; encoded by the exons ATGGAAAAACTGTTTTGTTGCTTT CCCAACAGCATGGTGGTGGAACACCCCGAGTTCCTCAAGGCAGGGAAGGAGCCTGGCCTGCAGATCTGGCGTGTGGAGAAGTTTGATCTGGTGCCCGTGCCCACCAACCTTTATGGAGACTTCTTCACGGGCGATGCTTACGTCATCCTGAAGACAGTGCAGCTGAGGAACGGGAATCTGCAGTACGACCTCCACTACTGGCTGG GCAATGAGTGCAGCCAGGATGAGAGCGGGGCGGCCGCCATCTTTACCGTGCAGCTGGATGACTACCTGAACGGCCGGGCTGTGCAGCACCGTGAGGTCCAGGGCTTCGAGTCGGCCACCTTCCTAGGCTACTTCAAGTCTGGCCTGAAATACAAG AAAGGAGGTGTGGCATCGGGATTCAAGCACGTGGTACCCAACGAGGTGGTGGTGCAGAGACTCTTCCAGGTCAAAGGTAGGCGTGTGGTCCGTGCCACCGAGGTGCCTGTGTCCTGGGAGAGCTTCAACAATGGCGACTGCTTCATCCTGGACCTGGGCAAC GACATCCACCAGTGGTGCGGTTCCAACAGCAACCGGTTTGAAAGACTGAAGGCCACGCAGGTGTCCAAGGGCATCCGGGACAACGAGCGGAGTGGCCGGGCCCGAGTGCACGTGTCTGAGGAGGGCGCTGAGCCCGAGGCAATGCTTCAG GTGCTGGGCCCCAAGCCGGCTCTGCCTGCAGGTACCGAGGACACCGCCAAGGAGGATGCGGCCAACCGCAAGCTGGCCAAGCTCTACAAG GTCTCCAATGGTGCAGGCACCATGTCTGTTTCCCTTGTGGCTGATGAGAACCCCTTTGCCCAGGGGGCCCTGAAGTCAGAGGACTGCTTCATCCTGGACCATGGCAAGGACGGGAAAATCTTTGTCTGGAAAG GCAAGCAGGCTAACACGGAGGAGAGGAAGGCTGCCCTCAAAACAGCCTCTGACTTCATCACCAAGATGGACTACCCCAAGCAGACCCAG GTCTCGGTCCTTCCCGAGGGCGGTGAGACCCCactgttcaagcagttcttcaaGAACTGGCGGGACCCAGACCAGACAGATGGCCTGGGCTTGTCCTACCTTTCCAGCCATATCGCCAACGTGGAGCGGGTGCCCTTCGACGCCGCCACCCTGCACACCTCCACTGCCATGGCCGCCCAACACGGCATGGATGATGATGGCACAGGCCAGAAACAG ATCTGGAGAATTGAAGGCTCCAGCAAAGTACCCGTGGACCCTGCCACATATGGACAGTTCTATGGAGGAGACAGCTACATCATTCTGTACAACTACCGCCATGGAGGCCGCCAGGGGCAGATAATCTACAACTG GCAGGGTGCCCAGTCTACCCAGGATGAGGTCGCTGCATCTGCCATCCTGACTGCTCAGCTGGATGAGGAGCTGGGAGGTACCCCTGTTCAG AGCCGTGTGGTCCAAGGCAAGGAGCCCGCACACCTCATGAGCCTGTTTGGTGGGAAGCCCATGATCATCTACAAGGGCGGCACCTCCCGCGAGGGCGGGCAGACAGCCCCTGCCAGCACCCGCCTCTTCCAGGTCCGCGCCAACAGCGCTGGAGCCACCCGGGCTGTTGAG GTATTGCCTAAGGCTGGTGCACTGAACTCCAACGATGCCTTTGTCCTGAAAACCCCCTCAGCTGCCTACCTGTGGGTGGGTACAGGAGCCAGTGAGGCAGAGAAGACGGGGGCCCAGGAGCTGCTCAGGGTGCTACGGGCCCAACCTGTGCAGGTGGCAGAAGGCAGCGAGCCAG ATGGCTTCTGGGAGGCCCTGGGCGGGAAGGCTGCCTACCGCACATCCCCACGGCTGAAGGACAAGAAGATGGATGCCCATCCTCCTCGCCTCTTTGCCTGCTCCAACAAGATTGGACGTTTTGTG ATCGAAGAGGTTCCTGGTGAGCTCATGCAGGAAGACCTGGCTACGGATGATGTCATGCTTCTGGACACCTGGGACCAG GTCTTTGTCTGGGTTGGAAAGGATtctcaagaagaagaaaagacagaagccTTGACTTCTG CTAAGCGGTACATCGAGACGGACCCAGCCAATCGGGATCGGCG
- the LOC105487155 gene encoding gelsolin isoform X4: MVVEHPEFLKAGKEPGLQIWRVEKFDLVPVPTNLYGDFFTGDAYVILKTVQLRNGNLQYDLHYWLGNECSQDESGAAAIFTVQLDDYLNGRAVQHREVQGFESATFLGYFKSGLKYKKGGVASGFKHVVPNEVVVQRLFQVKGRRVVRATEVPVSWESFNNGDCFILDLGNDIHQWCGSNSNRFERLKATQVSKGIRDNERSGRARVHVSEEGAEPEAMLQVLGPKPALPAGTEDTAKEDAANRKLAKLYKVSNGAGTMSVSLVADENPFAQGALKSEDCFILDHGKDGKIFVWKGKQANTEERKAALKTASDFITKMDYPKQTQVSVLPEGGETPLFKQFFKNWRDPDQTDGLGLSYLSSHIANVERVPFDAATLHTSTAMAAQHGMDDDGTGQKQIWRIEGSSKVPVDPATYGQFYGGDSYIILYNYRHGGRQGQIIYNWQGAQSTQDEVAASAILTAQLDEELGGTPVQSRVVQGKEPAHLMSLFGGKPMIIYKGGTSREGGQTAPASTRLFQVRANSAGATRAVEVLPKAGALNSNDAFVLKTPSAAYLWVGTGASEAEKTGAQELLRVLRAQPVQVAEGSEPDGFWEALGGKAAYRTSPRLKDKKMDAHPPRLFACSNKIGRFVIEEVPGELMQEDLATDDVMLLDTWDQVFVWVGKDSQEEEKTEALTSAKRYIETDPANRDRRTPITVVKQGFEPPSFVGWFLGWDDDYWSVDPLDRAMAELAA, translated from the exons ATGGTGGTGGAACACCCCGAGTTCCTCAAGGCAGGGAAGGAGCCTGGCCTGCAGATCTGGCGTGTGGAGAAGTTTGATCTGGTGCCCGTGCCCACCAACCTTTATGGAGACTTCTTCACGGGCGATGCTTACGTCATCCTGAAGACAGTGCAGCTGAGGAACGGGAATCTGCAGTACGACCTCCACTACTGGCTGG GCAATGAGTGCAGCCAGGATGAGAGCGGGGCGGCCGCCATCTTTACCGTGCAGCTGGATGACTACCTGAACGGCCGGGCTGTGCAGCACCGTGAGGTCCAGGGCTTCGAGTCGGCCACCTTCCTAGGCTACTTCAAGTCTGGCCTGAAATACAAG AAAGGAGGTGTGGCATCGGGATTCAAGCACGTGGTACCCAACGAGGTGGTGGTGCAGAGACTCTTCCAGGTCAAAGGTAGGCGTGTGGTCCGTGCCACCGAGGTGCCTGTGTCCTGGGAGAGCTTCAACAATGGCGACTGCTTCATCCTGGACCTGGGCAAC GACATCCACCAGTGGTGCGGTTCCAACAGCAACCGGTTTGAAAGACTGAAGGCCACGCAGGTGTCCAAGGGCATCCGGGACAACGAGCGGAGTGGCCGGGCCCGAGTGCACGTGTCTGAGGAGGGCGCTGAGCCCGAGGCAATGCTTCAG GTGCTGGGCCCCAAGCCGGCTCTGCCTGCAGGTACCGAGGACACCGCCAAGGAGGATGCGGCCAACCGCAAGCTGGCCAAGCTCTACAAG GTCTCCAATGGTGCAGGCACCATGTCTGTTTCCCTTGTGGCTGATGAGAACCCCTTTGCCCAGGGGGCCCTGAAGTCAGAGGACTGCTTCATCCTGGACCATGGCAAGGACGGGAAAATCTTTGTCTGGAAAG GCAAGCAGGCTAACACGGAGGAGAGGAAGGCTGCCCTCAAAACAGCCTCTGACTTCATCACCAAGATGGACTACCCCAAGCAGACCCAG GTCTCGGTCCTTCCCGAGGGCGGTGAGACCCCactgttcaagcagttcttcaaGAACTGGCGGGACCCAGACCAGACAGATGGCCTGGGCTTGTCCTACCTTTCCAGCCATATCGCCAACGTGGAGCGGGTGCCCTTCGACGCCGCCACCCTGCACACCTCCACTGCCATGGCCGCCCAACACGGCATGGATGATGATGGCACAGGCCAGAAACAG ATCTGGAGAATTGAAGGCTCCAGCAAAGTACCCGTGGACCCTGCCACATATGGACAGTTCTATGGAGGAGACAGCTACATCATTCTGTACAACTACCGCCATGGAGGCCGCCAGGGGCAGATAATCTACAACTG GCAGGGTGCCCAGTCTACCCAGGATGAGGTCGCTGCATCTGCCATCCTGACTGCTCAGCTGGATGAGGAGCTGGGAGGTACCCCTGTTCAG AGCCGTGTGGTCCAAGGCAAGGAGCCCGCACACCTCATGAGCCTGTTTGGTGGGAAGCCCATGATCATCTACAAGGGCGGCACCTCCCGCGAGGGCGGGCAGACAGCCCCTGCCAGCACCCGCCTCTTCCAGGTCCGCGCCAACAGCGCTGGAGCCACCCGGGCTGTTGAG GTATTGCCTAAGGCTGGTGCACTGAACTCCAACGATGCCTTTGTCCTGAAAACCCCCTCAGCTGCCTACCTGTGGGTGGGTACAGGAGCCAGTGAGGCAGAGAAGACGGGGGCCCAGGAGCTGCTCAGGGTGCTACGGGCCCAACCTGTGCAGGTGGCAGAAGGCAGCGAGCCAG ATGGCTTCTGGGAGGCCCTGGGCGGGAAGGCTGCCTACCGCACATCCCCACGGCTGAAGGACAAGAAGATGGATGCCCATCCTCCTCGCCTCTTTGCCTGCTCCAACAAGATTGGACGTTTTGTG ATCGAAGAGGTTCCTGGTGAGCTCATGCAGGAAGACCTGGCTACGGATGATGTCATGCTTCTGGACACCTGGGACCAG GTCTTTGTCTGGGTTGGAAAGGATtctcaagaagaagaaaagacagaagccTTGACTTCTG CTAAGCGGTACATCGAGACGGACCCAGCCAATCGGGATCGGCG